The genome window CCAGCATCGCCTGCACATTCAGCGCATCGTTTCCGGCTTGGGCGATCACTTCGCCCGTGATGGCGCTGGCAATGTTGCGGGAACCGGCACCAGAGGCAAGCCATTCGCCCGCCGCAAAGCTTTGAATATCGCGCATGTTGGCTCCTTTAATGTGTGTCGTAGTCGATGGTGAGCGTGTCGCTCAGCGGGTAGCTTTGGCAGGTCAGCACATAGCCGCGCTCGACCTCGTAATCTTCCAAAGCGTGGTTCGAGATCATCTCGACCTCGCCATCAAGCACCTTGCCCATACAGGTCGAACAGACCCCGGCCTTGCAGGAAAACGGTGCTTCTTGCCCGTTCTCCAGCGCCGCTTCGAGTACCGATTGACCCTTTTGCATGGTGAAACTTCGCCGCGCCCCGTCGATGATGACAGTCACTTCGGTGCCGCTTTGGCCTTCGCTGCGCTTGGCCATTTCTTGTTTCGCCAGACGGCCTTGTTGGCTTTCACTAAAGAGTTCAAATTTGATTTGTTCGTCGCTTAGCCCGTTGGTCTTCAGCGCCTCGGCAATCGCTAGCATCATCGGCTCTGGGCCGCAAATGAAGGCGGTGTCGATATTGTCGATCTGAATCCAATGTTTAAACAGCGCATCGCATTTCGCCTGATCGATACGGCCCTCAAACAACTCCATGTCCTGACCGGATTCGAGGATATGGATAATCGTCAACCGCCCCATGTAGTGGTTTTTGAGATCTTCTAACTCTTCGCGGAACATGATCGTGTTCACCGCGCGGTTGGCATAGACCAGCGTGAAGGTCGAGTTCGGCTCGCGTTTGAGCACAGTCTTCAGGATCGATAGCACCGGGGTAACGCCCGATCCGCCCGCAAAACCAAGGTAATTCTTCGCCACCTCAGGCTCGATCGCCGTAAAGAATTTGCCCTGCGGCGGCATCGCGCGGAGCGTATCGCCGACCTTAAGCTCGGTATTGGCATAGGTCGAAAACGCGCCGCCATCTACACGTTTGATGCCGACCTTTAATTCGCCATCATCCAGCCCCGCGCAGATCGAGTAGTTGCGGCGCAGCTCGGTGCCGTCGAAGTCCTGCTTGAAGGTCAGGTATTGGCCTTGGGTAAAGGTAAAAGCTTCGGGGTTTTCCGGCTTCAGCGTCAGCACCACCGCATCGCGGATGGTGCGGTGGATATCAGTCACTAACAGGGGGTGAAACTGGCTCATCGGGGCCTCAGATACATTTGAAATAGTCGAAGGGTTCACGGCAGTCGCAGCAGCGCCATTGGGCCTTACAGGGGGTCGATCCGAACTGGCTGATCCGCTCCACCGCTTGGCTTTTGCAATGCGGGCAATGCCGCGGGCCGCCTGCTGGGCGCGGCGGCGCGATGCCGTAAGATTCCAGCTTGGCACGGCCAGTGTCACTCATCCAATCGGTGGTCCAAGGCGGAGAAAGCTGGCGTTTTAAGTCCAGATTTTCGATACCGTGGTCGCGCAGCGCCATCTCGATATCAAGGTTGATGATGCTGGTGGCCGGGCACCCCGAATAGGTCGGTGTGATGGTCACAACCAGAGTATCGCCGTCCCATTCCACATCGCGGATGATGCCGAGATCGGTAAGCGAAATGGCCGGGATCTCCGGGTCCGGGATCGCCGAAAGCCATGCCCAAACCGTCTCTAACGTGGGCTTTCCGGCCAACGCGGCACCGCGCGGGGCGGTATCGCGCACCACCCCCGGCACCGGCGCGGGGGCCGGGCGGCTGTGGGGGGCGGATTTCACCATGTGGCGTCCGGGTAGGCGCGTTGCAGCCATTGCATCTGCGTCAGCATATGGCCCAGATGTTCACTGTGACGCGCGCCGCTTTTCCCGCCCTTA of Sulfitobacter sp. DSM 110093 contains these proteins:
- a CDS encoding 2Fe-2S iron-sulfur cluster-binding protein yields the protein MSQFHPLLVTDIHRTIRDAVVLTLKPENPEAFTFTQGQYLTFKQDFDGTELRRNYSICAGLDDGELKVGIKRVDGGAFSTYANTELKVGDTLRAMPPQGKFFTAIEPEVAKNYLGFAGGSGVTPVLSILKTVLKREPNSTFTLVYANRAVNTIMFREELEDLKNHYMGRLTIIHILESGQDMELFEGRIDQAKCDALFKHWIQIDNIDTAFICGPEPMMLAIAEALKTNGLSDEQIKFELFSESQQGRLAKQEMAKRSEGQSGTEVTVIIDGARRSFTMQKGQSVLEAALENGQEAPFSCKAGVCSTCMGKVLDGEVEMISNHALEDYEVERGYVLTCQSYPLSDTLTIDYDTH
- the paaD gene encoding 1,2-phenylacetyl-CoA epoxidase subunit PaaD, whose protein sequence is MVKSAPHSRPAPAPVPGVVRDTAPRGAALAGKPTLETVWAWLSAIPDPEIPAISLTDLGIIRDVEWDGDTLVVTITPTYSGCPATSIINLDIEMALRDHGIENLDLKRQLSPPWTTDWMSDTGRAKLESYGIAPPRPAGGPRHCPHCKSQAVERISQFGSTPCKAQWRCCDCREPFDYFKCI